In Streptomyces nodosus, one DNA window encodes the following:
- a CDS encoding lysophospholipid acyltransferase family protein yields MADAKVIPFDDDRSRGASGQRSQRRRSTGSRGTGEPAAVHEVQFPAGGENPQDDGSVTGDDKAAAAGKEGGLDRRIAGGLAFLRRRLTGDYEVDDFGYDEELTDQVLMSLLRPLYEKYFRVEVKGIENIPSRGGALIVANHSGTLPLDGLMMQVAVHDHHPADRHLRLLAADLVFVLPVVNELARKAGHTLACTEDAQRLLERGEVVGVMPEGFKGIGKPFGERYKLQRFGRGGFVSTALRAGAPIIPCSIVGAEEIYPMIGNAKTLARLLGFPYFPITPTFPWLGPLGAIPLPTKWTIQFGEPISTDGYPPEAAEDPMLMFNLTDQVREQIQHTLYKLLVQRRSVFF; encoded by the coding sequence ATGGCGGACGCCAAGGTCATTCCGTTCGACGACGACCGGTCCCGCGGGGCTTCCGGGCAGCGGTCACAGCGCCGCCGGAGCACGGGGAGCCGGGGCACGGGCGAGCCCGCGGCGGTCCATGAGGTCCAGTTCCCGGCCGGCGGGGAGAACCCACAGGATGATGGTTCGGTGACGGGTGACGACAAGGCGGCGGCCGCCGGCAAAGAGGGCGGTCTCGACCGGCGTATCGCCGGGGGCCTGGCCTTTCTGCGGCGGCGTCTGACCGGCGACTACGAGGTCGACGACTTCGGCTATGACGAGGAACTCACCGACCAGGTCCTGATGTCGTTGCTGCGCCCGCTGTACGAGAAATACTTCCGGGTCGAGGTCAAGGGCATCGAGAACATCCCGTCGAGGGGCGGGGCGCTGATCGTCGCCAACCACTCGGGCACACTGCCGCTGGACGGCCTGATGATGCAGGTCGCCGTGCACGACCACCACCCGGCCGACCGCCATCTGCGGCTGCTGGCGGCCGATCTGGTCTTTGTGCTGCCGGTGGTCAATGAACTGGCCCGCAAGGCCGGCCACACGCTGGCCTGCACGGAGGACGCCCAGCGGCTGCTCGAGCGGGGCGAGGTGGTCGGGGTGATGCCGGAGGGCTTCAAGGGCATCGGAAAGCCCTTCGGCGAGCGTTACAAGCTGCAGCGCTTCGGCCGCGGCGGCTTCGTCTCCACGGCCCTGCGCGCCGGAGCGCCCATCATCCCGTGCTCGATCGTGGGCGCCGAGGAGATCTACCCGATGATCGGGAACGCGAAGACCCTCGCCCGGCTGCTGGGCTTCCCCTACTTCCCGATCACCCCGACGTTCCCCTGGCTGGGGCCGCTGGGTGCGATCCCGCTGCCGACGAAGTGGACGATCCAGTTCGGGGAGCCGATCTCCACGGACGGCTATCCGCCGGAGGCCGCCGAGGACCCGATGCTGATGTTCAATCTGACGGATCAGGTCAGGGAGCAGATCCAGCACACGCTGTACAAGCTGCTGGTGCAGCGGCGCTCGGTGTTCTTCTGA
- a CDS encoding DUF5667 domain-containing protein: protein MIANVSAHRRANAFAQALEEQSDDRGTAAERPEEAARAPAPTAPEGTEQAGLLALATRLDELPRPELDPEVKVVQRAQLVAAMEAMLQEGTATRGEAARASVPGQLAGAASSAQGRGQEPGERSPRGRGAHRANPLGKLRPRTRLTKGLAAGGLSVGVAAASFGGVAAASSDALPGDSLYGLKRGIEDVKLGMAHGDDGRGRLYLDQASTRLNEARRLMERGRSGDLDHESLGEIRRTLSGMQHDASEGHRLLHEAYERDGSLAPIQALSAFSQSHRETWGALRDRLPVQLGDVSQQVSSVFDAIDQEVAPLRSLLPQPPSQSGSDRPSSPTASDTTGGSPGTDSPTPSAGGEPSTGSHSSGTPEPSASTSSGDGLLGGNTGDLLDPPKESTGASPSGSKSPSSGPNVTLPPLLPGLLPGLGIDSEDTK, encoded by the coding sequence GTGATCGCGAACGTATCGGCGCACCGGCGGGCGAACGCCTTCGCCCAGGCCCTGGAGGAGCAGTCCGACGACCGGGGCACGGCGGCCGAGCGGCCCGAAGAAGCGGCTCGGGCGCCGGCCCCCACTGCTCCGGAAGGCACCGAGCAGGCCGGACTGCTGGCCCTCGCGACCCGTCTCGACGAGCTGCCCCGACCGGAGCTCGACCCCGAGGTGAAGGTCGTCCAGCGTGCGCAGCTGGTGGCCGCGATGGAGGCCATGCTGCAGGAGGGCACGGCCACACGGGGCGAAGCGGCCAGAGCGTCGGTGCCCGGCCAGCTGGCGGGCGCCGCGTCGTCCGCGCAAGGGCGGGGGCAGGAGCCGGGCGAGCGGTCCCCCCGGGGCCGCGGCGCCCACCGGGCGAACCCGTTGGGAAAGCTGCGACCGCGCACCCGGCTCACCAAGGGCCTCGCCGCGGGCGGGCTCAGTGTCGGTGTGGCCGCGGCCTCCTTCGGCGGAGTGGCCGCTGCCAGCTCGGACGCCCTGCCCGGTGACTCGCTCTACGGGCTCAAACGCGGCATCGAGGACGTCAAGCTCGGCATGGCCCATGGGGACGACGGCCGCGGACGGCTCTACCTCGACCAGGCGTCGACCCGGCTGAACGAGGCCCGGCGACTGATGGAGCGCGGCCGTTCCGGTGACCTCGACCATGAGTCCCTGGGCGAGATCCGCCGGACCCTGTCCGGCATGCAGCACGACGCGTCCGAAGGCCACCGCCTGCTGCACGAGGCCTATGAGCGGGACGGCTCGCTCGCCCCCATCCAGGCACTCTCCGCCTTCTCCCAGTCCCACCGCGAGACCTGGGGCGCCCTGCGCGACCGGCTGCCCGTCCAGCTCGGCGACGTCAGTCAGCAGGTGTCGTCGGTCTTCGACGCCATAGACCAGGAGGTCGCCCCGCTGCGGTCGCTGCTGCCGCAGCCCCCGTCGCAGAGCGGCTCCGACCGGCCCTCCAGCCCCACCGCCTCGGACACCACCGGCGGCTCCCCCGGCACGGACAGCCCCACGCCCAGCGCCGGCGGAGAACCCTCCACCGGCAGCCACAGCAGCGGCACCCCCGAGCCGTCCGCGTCGACCAGCAGCGGCGACGGACTGCTCGGCGGCAACACCGGCGATCTGCTGGACCCGCCGAAGGAGAGCACCGGAGCCTCCCCCTCGGGGAGCAAGAGCCCGTCGTCCGGACCGAATGTGACGCTGCCGCCGCTGCTCCCCGGCCTCCTGCCGGGGCTGGGCATCGACAGCGAGGACACCAAGTAG